Genomic window (Gemmatimonadota bacterium):
AAGCGCCCGGCGATTCCACCGACGCTCCACCCCATCGAACCCATGCGCCGAGGGGCCGAGCCCGAGGTAAGCCACCCCCGACCAGTAGCTCGAGTTGTGGCGAGAATGAAACGCCGGCAGTGCGTAGTTCGAGACCTCGTAGTGGTCAAAGCCCGCGCGCGTGAGGCGTTCGTGCGTCGCGAGGAACTCCAGTTCATGCGCCTCTTCCGGCGAAGGAGACTCGGTGCCCCGTGAGACCTGTCGACCCAGCGGCGTCTGCGGTTCCACCGTCAGTCCGTAACACGAGATGTGGTTCGGCCGAAGAGCGATCGCGGCATCCAGGTCGCGCGACCAGTCGCGTTCCAGCCCGACCGGGAGGGCGTAGATGAGATCCAGCGACAGATTGGCGATTCCGGCCTCGCGCAATGCGTCCACCGCCCGCTGGACCCGCGCGGCGTCGTGCCCGCGGTGCATCCAGGCCAGGACGCGCGGATCGAAGCTCTGCACGCCTAACGAGACGCGATTCACCCCGGCCGCCGCCCAGGCACGGGCGTTGGCGAGGTTCACGTCCTCCGGATTTGCCTCCACGGTCACCTCGGCGCCGTGGGACAGGGGGCAGAGGGACGCGACCTGCCGCACGAGGTCGGCAAGTCCCTCCCCACCCAGGCGCGACGGCGTGCCGCCGCCGAAGTAGAGGGTGTCCACGCCGTGCGCGGTCACTTCGCGGAGCGCCAGCTCCCGTGCGACGCGACCGGTGAACGCGGACGCAGGCACCTCTCGCCGGACCGCGATGGAGAAGTCGCAGTAGACGCATCGCCGCGCGCAAAACGGGACGTGGACGTAGACGTGCTGATACGTCGTCATGCCGGAAGGTAGCGATGGCCGCCGCGCTGCAATTCGCGACGCCCGCTCACTCGCTACGGTGGACCACGCCAACCGCATCGACGGCGACCGCACCGCGCAGTTCCAGGGACGTGAGGGCCGCGACCACGTCGCTTACCGGAAGGTCCGCGGCAGCCACCAGTTCGTCCGGGCGGGCCGGCATGCGGGCGAGCGCGTCGAGCACTCGAGCCTCGGCGTCGGTCCATTCCCCGGGCGGTTCCTGCACCTCGCGGTGGGCGCGACGCGTCCGTCCACGGCTCGTGAGGTCAAGCACGGACATCAGGTCAGGGACGCCAGTCACCACGTGTGCCCCGTCACGCAGCAACTGGTTGCTCCCGGCGGATGACTCGACGTCGATGGGACCGGGAACTCCCGCGACGGGTCGTGCCATGGCGATGGCGTGCTGCGCCG
Coding sequences:
- the hemW gene encoding radical SAM family heme chaperone HemW, producing MTTYQHVYVHVPFCARRCVYCDFSIAVRREVPASAFTGRVARELALREVTAHGVDTLYFGGGTPSRLGGEGLADLVRQVASLCPLSHGAEVTVEANPEDVNLANARAWAAAGVNRVSLGVQSFDPRVLAWMHRGHDAARVQRAVDALREAGIANLSLDLIYALPVGLERDWSRDLDAAIALRPNHISCYGLTVEPQTPLGRQVSRGTESPSPEEAHELEFLATHERLTRAGFDHYEVSNYALPAFHSRHNSSYWSGVAYLGLGPSAHGFDGVERRWNRRALAAWERDVDASRDPLEGAERLSADQHELERVYLDLRTTRGLLTRATDAPMISSWMAAGWATGHGDRIRLTPLGWLRLDALVAALTDHRSRY